The Corynebacterium tuberculostearicum genome window below encodes:
- a CDS encoding amidase: protein MDFSVEQLRADLHGLTPEEHGFTYLDVDREPSGRGRLSGWVLSAKDLCDVRGMPTTLGNVDRTYYPERSDAFIEALEKQGARIIGKSSTPELGLRVDTEPVGLPHPYNPLYPGCTPGGSSGGAAVQVARGLLRAAHASDGGGSIRVPAAACGVVGFKPAGDELGVQGFITRTVADNAFLHGHRMITPRARIGLLVEPLFCDANVDAHHLRAAREAAQRLQAAGFTVVPISPYPQARATFAHFRTTFTSRLAGLNPAAGYAEWIAQQGRRVSAAELAAARAHVRRLPDLLAQEWGVDAILTPMLTTDPPRIGSFLSLPHAENFAAQTRWSPWGSLFNMARLPAISVPWAVPNHPPVGVHLGGITLSDAALLGLAHILHP from the coding sequence ATGGACTTTTCCGTAGAACAACTCCGCGCGGATCTGCACGGCCTTACCCCCGAGGAGCACGGTTTCACCTACCTGGATGTGGACCGCGAGCCCTCCGGCCGCGGCCGGCTGAGCGGCTGGGTCCTCTCCGCCAAGGACCTCTGCGATGTCCGCGGCATGCCCACGACCTTGGGAAATGTCGATCGCACTTACTACCCCGAGCGCAGCGATGCCTTTATTGAGGCCTTGGAGAAGCAGGGTGCGCGCATCATCGGTAAATCCTCCACCCCGGAGTTGGGTCTGCGCGTAGATACGGAACCAGTAGGCCTGCCCCATCCCTATAATCCCCTCTATCCCGGCTGCACTCCGGGTGGTTCCTCGGGTGGTGCGGCGGTACAGGTCGCGCGGGGGTTGCTGCGCGCGGCGCACGCCAGCGATGGCGGCGGTTCCATCCGAGTGCCGGCCGCGGCCTGCGGCGTGGTGGGCTTTAAACCGGCAGGTGATGAACTGGGTGTGCAGGGCTTTATCACCCGGACCGTGGCCGATAATGCCTTTCTGCATGGCCACCGCATGATCACCCCGCGCGCCCGCATTGGCCTGCTCGTAGAGCCGCTGTTTTGCGACGCCAACGTCGATGCCCACCACCTGCGCGCCGCCCGCGAGGCCGCCCAACGCCTACAAGCTGCCGGCTTCACCGTGGTGCCCATTTCCCCGTATCCGCAGGCCCGGGCCACCTTTGCGCATTTCCGCACGACCTTTACCTCCCGTTTGGCGGGGCTCAACCCGGCGGCAGGCTACGCCGAGTGGATCGCTCAGCAGGGCCGGCGCGTGAGCGCCGCTGAGCTGGCCGCGGCGCGGGCGCATGTCCGGCGGCTGCCCGACTTGCTGGCCCAGGAATGGGGCGTCGATGCCATCCTCACCCCAATGCTCACCACGGACCCGCCGCGTATTGGTTCGTTCCTGTCCCTGCCCCATGCGGAGAATTTCGCGGCCCAGACCCGGTGGTCTCCGTGGGGTTCCCTCTTCAACATGGCCCGCCTGCCAGCCATTTCCGTGCCATGGGCCGTTCCCAATCACCCGCCGGTGGGCGTGCACCTGGGAGGCATTACGCTTTCCGACGCCGCCCTGCTCGGCCTCGCCCACATCCTCCACCCATGA
- a CDS encoding CPBP family intramembrane glutamic endopeptidase, with protein sequence MTKSLRAELLIVLTLTFGISGVRAVLNLINSLAAPQRLDEQSVTLNSSQSSLAWVDMGLQLCSSAVLFSYGALALFLLAKDRFVPRAHRARDWLEGAGLAALIGIPGLALYFAAVHLGWSKEVIPGDFANAWVEIPVSLLKAAANAFAEETVVVMWLMTRLRQARWSLPAALAASSILRGSYHLYQGVSAGFGNIIMGLIYGYYYHRTGRVWPLVIAHFLIDAVAFVGYSFL encoded by the coding sequence ATGACCAAGTCCCTACGCGCCGAACTGCTCATCGTCCTTACCCTCACCTTTGGCATTTCCGGGGTGCGGGCGGTGTTAAACCTCATCAATTCCCTGGCCGCGCCGCAGCGGCTCGACGAGCAATCGGTCACGCTCAATTCCAGCCAATCCTCCCTTGCCTGGGTGGATATGGGACTGCAGTTGTGCTCGTCCGCCGTGCTCTTTTCCTATGGAGCCTTAGCGCTTTTCCTGCTGGCCAAGGACCGCTTTGTGCCCCGTGCCCACCGCGCCCGCGACTGGCTAGAAGGAGCAGGGCTTGCCGCCCTCATTGGCATCCCGGGGCTCGCCCTGTATTTCGCGGCGGTGCACTTGGGGTGGAGCAAGGAGGTCATCCCCGGCGACTTCGCCAATGCTTGGGTAGAAATCCCCGTTTCCCTCCTCAAGGCCGCTGCCAACGCCTTCGCGGAGGAAACCGTGGTGGTGATGTGGCTGATGACGCGCTTGCGCCAGGCCCGCTGGTCGCTGCCAGCAGCGCTTGCCGCCAGCTCCATTCTCCGCGGTTCTTATCACCTCTACCAGGGAGTTTCCGCTGGCTTTGGCAATATCATCATGGGTTTAATTTACGGCTATTACTACCACCGCACGGGGCGGGTATGGCCGCTGGTCATAGCGCACTTTCTTATCGACGCCGTCGCATTCGTGGGTTATTCCTTCCTGTGA
- a CDS encoding LCP family protein, which translates to MTESGRDPHREARRAGDDSSTEFVLGADGRPLKDRYGRPIRRRSSARPAPRRVEPEQQSFRAPQPQQQPPRRTPPPTPSRYPSQYRAQQRPPRRTEPRPAPRQRPHSRRKKVNPAKRALGCVGLALVVLLVFNLVFMFWADARLTRVEALPEEQVSNTAGTNWLLVGSDSRQGLSEEQQAELGTGGDVGEGRTDTIMLLHIPRTGKAKLVSIPRDSYVEVPGFGMDKINAAFTYGGPQLLAQTVEGTTGLHIDHYAEIGMGGLANVVDSVGGVDVCVKEPINDPLAGIDLQDGCQKLKGRDALGYVRTRATAMGDLDRVQRQREFFSALLDKVASPATLINPFRAFSLVNHTASSFIVGEGDHVWHLARVALAMGSGVETETVPIGGFQDTEVGNVVLWDDEAASGLWDSLK; encoded by the coding sequence ATGACTGAATCAGGACGAGATCCGCATAGGGAGGCCCGCCGCGCCGGCGACGACTCCTCCACTGAATTCGTCCTTGGGGCCGATGGACGTCCCCTCAAGGATCGATACGGCCGCCCCATTCGACGCCGTTCCTCCGCCCGCCCGGCGCCGCGGCGCGTGGAACCCGAGCAACAATCCTTTCGCGCTCCGCAGCCACAGCAACAGCCCCCGCGCCGCACTCCGCCCCCAACACCCAGCCGCTACCCCAGCCAGTACCGCGCGCAGCAGCGCCCGCCTCGTCGTACCGAACCGCGCCCCGCACCCCGGCAACGCCCGCACAGCCGGCGTAAAAAGGTCAATCCGGCCAAGCGCGCCCTCGGCTGCGTTGGCTTGGCGCTCGTTGTCCTACTGGTATTCAACCTCGTCTTCATGTTCTGGGCCGATGCCCGCCTCACCCGCGTGGAGGCGCTGCCAGAAGAACAGGTGTCTAATACCGCTGGCACCAATTGGTTGCTCGTCGGTTCCGATTCCCGCCAAGGCCTCAGCGAGGAACAGCAGGCGGAGCTCGGCACCGGTGGTGATGTGGGCGAAGGCCGCACCGATACCATCATGCTGCTGCACATCCCTCGCACCGGCAAGGCCAAGCTCGTTTCCATCCCACGCGATAGCTACGTGGAAGTCCCCGGTTTCGGCATGGACAAGATCAATGCCGCCTTTACCTACGGTGGACCGCAGCTCCTTGCCCAAACCGTCGAAGGCACGACCGGTTTGCACATCGACCACTATGCCGAGATCGGCATGGGCGGCCTAGCCAATGTGGTCGACTCCGTCGGCGGCGTAGACGTATGCGTGAAAGAACCCATCAATGACCCGCTGGCCGGCATTGATCTCCAAGATGGCTGCCAGAAGCTGAAGGGCCGCGACGCCCTCGGTTACGTGCGCACCCGCGCCACCGCCATGGGTGACCTTGACCGCGTGCAGCGACAGCGCGAATTCTTCTCCGCATTGCTGGATAAGGTTGCTTCCCCAGCCACCCTGATTAACCCATTCCGCGCCTTCTCCTTGGTCAACCACACCGCCTCCTCGTTCATCGTCGGTGAGGGCGACCACGTCTGGCACCTCGCCCGTGTGGCACTTGCCATGGGCTCGGGTGTGGAAACAGAAACCGTCCCCATCGGCGGTTTCCAAGACACCGAGGTAGGAAACGTCGTCCTCTGGGACGATGAAGCAGCCTCCGGGTTGTGGGATTCCCTCAAATAG
- a CDS encoding exonuclease domain-containing protein produces MTGVEEDEHFPFIDTIDLAKQILDRGPYNLPALLDRLGLDNPDAHAAVADATATVNMLHALLGFKRGEIGRMIFRQGEAFHATNTWQKSHATLLLPRNI; encoded by the coding sequence ATGACCGGAGTCGAAGAGGACGAGCACTTTCCTTTCATCGACACCATTGACCTTGCTAAGCAAATACTCGACCGCGGCCCCTACAACCTACCGGCACTCCTTGACCGCCTAGGACTGGACAATCCCGACGCGCACGCAGCAGTAGCTGATGCGACCGCCACGGTGAACATGCTCCACGCCCTCTTAGGATTCAAACGCGGCGAAATTGGCCGCATGATTTTCCGCCAAGGCGAAGCATTCCACGCCACCAACACCTGGCAGAAAAGCCACGCCACACTACTACTCCCGCGCAACATATAG